In Paenibacillus ihbetae, the following are encoded in one genomic region:
- a CDS encoding ABC transporter ATP-binding protein — MSSIIDLNEVTWRREQKTVLSGVNWTVKPGEHWAVLGLNGSGKTTILNMINGYIWPTSGSVSVLGHRFGTVDLRELRKSIGWVSSSLQERIRPNESTIDVVISGKHASIGLYQKIDEDDRAQAEQLMKDFNCYHLLGRTYETCSQGEKQKLLIARALMASPRLLILDEACNGLDFLSREALLASITALASKPDAPTLLFVTHHIEEILPIFSHSLLIRRGSVFNQGSSKDMLTSGNLTAFFETPVEVSWQNERAWMSIPDLS; from the coding sequence ATGAGCTCGATAATTGATTTGAATGAAGTAACCTGGAGACGGGAGCAGAAGACCGTGCTGTCCGGCGTCAACTGGACCGTCAAACCTGGGGAGCATTGGGCCGTTCTGGGTTTGAACGGATCAGGGAAGACAACGATCCTGAATATGATTAACGGTTATATCTGGCCGACCAGCGGCAGTGTCTCCGTACTCGGTCACCGTTTCGGAACGGTAGATTTAAGAGAGCTCCGGAAATCAATCGGCTGGGTGAGCTCCTCGCTCCAGGAGCGGATCCGTCCGAACGAATCGACGATTGACGTTGTCATCAGCGGCAAGCACGCTTCCATTGGTTTGTATCAGAAGATAGATGAGGATGACCGGGCGCAGGCGGAACAGCTGATGAAGGATTTTAATTGTTATCACCTGCTTGGACGTACATATGAAACCTGTTCACAAGGGGAGAAGCAAAAGCTGCTGATTGCCAGAGCTCTTATGGCATCCCCAAGGCTGCTGATTCTGGATGAAGCCTGCAACGGGCTGGATTTTCTGTCGCGGGAAGCGCTATTGGCAAGCATTACGGCGCTTGCCTCGAAGCCGGATGCTCCGACGCTGCTGTTCGTGACGCATCATATCGAAGAGATTTTGCCGATTTTTTCGCATTCCCTTTTAATCCGTCGCGGAAGCGTGTTTAACCAGGGAAGCTCGAAGGACATGCTGACCAGCGGCAATTTGACCGCCTTCTTCGAAACGCCGGTCGAGGTGAGCTGGCAGAACGAGCGGGCCTGGATGTCGATTCCCGATTTATCGTAG
- a CDS encoding YrdB family protein, with protein MYIGVSIAGQGVWLSIILGLGLPLLTAVIWGMIISPKAPIKLRIGGVLLTEAVLFAAGVLALIDSGFRVTAYLFGVAALVNRYIVIRWKMQP; from the coding sequence TTGTATATTGGGGTTTCCATTGCCGGTCAAGGCGTTTGGCTGAGTATCATCCTTGGGCTCGGTCTGCCGCTGCTGACTGCGGTGATCTGGGGGATGATCATCTCGCCGAAGGCACCCATCAAGCTGCGGATCGGCGGGGTCCTTCTCACTGAGGCCGTGTTGTTTGCTGCCGGGGTGCTTGCCTTGATTGACTCCGGATTCCGGGTGACCGCCTATCTATTCGGTGTAGCTGCGCTTGTGAACCGGTACATCGTTATCCGGTGGAAAATGCAGCCGTAA
- a CDS encoding RDD family protein — translation MNEEAGFWIRLGAWVLDALIVSLPISILFGILTGDFENEPISNFLLALYGILVPAYWNGYTIGKRICGIRIRKYDTLDPPGIGTMLLRNVVAGLVYMLTFGIAFIISVLMVACREDKCAVHDFIAGTEVVRG, via the coding sequence ATGAATGAGGAAGCGGGCTTTTGGATACGGTTGGGGGCCTGGGTGTTGGATGCCTTGATCGTCTCTTTGCCAATAAGCATTCTATTTGGAATACTGACAGGCGATTTCGAAAATGAACCGATCAGCAATTTCTTGTTAGCGTTGTACGGCATCCTGGTACCCGCGTACTGGAATGGGTACACGATCGGGAAGCGGATATGCGGCATTCGAATTCGCAAATACGATACGCTGGATCCGCCGGGCATTGGAACGATGCTGCTCCGAAACGTCGTTGCCGGACTCGTGTATATGTTAACGTTCGGGATTGCTTTCATCATCAGCGTCTTGATGGTGGCTTGTCGGGAGGATAAGTGCGCCGTTCATGATTTCATTGCAGGCACGGAAGTTGTGAGGGGTTAG
- a CDS encoding NUDIX domain-containing protein, with the protein MSYHIRVRPTALVIQDERILLVEYSDANGIHYNLPGGGAEPGESITDGVLRELYEETYAPHHHSGNQTSNIHTLYIVLECYP; encoded by the coding sequence ATGAGTTACCATATAAGAGTACGGCCCACGGCATTAGTGATTCAAGATGAGCGGATCCTGCTGGTCGAGTATTCGGATGCGAACGGGATTCATTACAATCTGCCCGGCGGCGGGGCAGAGCCTGGAGAGTCCATTACCGACGGCGTGCTGCGGGAGTTATATGAAGAGACATATGCCCCGCATCATCATTCCGGTAATCAAACGTCGAATATCCACACACTTTACATTGTCTTGGAATGCTACCCATAA
- a CDS encoding response regulator transcription factor: MWTIAIVDDDRQALGGMSRLIPWEQLGVRPVGEAMDGEEGLRLIESSKPDIVITDIYMPVMNGLDMIEQLRKQQYTGKIIILSGYSDFEYARKALRLQVDDYLPKPASPATIREVLQRVTRELTERRALENRERDLQNRLMQYEPYLEREWVKSVLTGGSSSPLADPSRMLDRLGWKNAQFMMLALEIKRQGRMEGISVRDWHLFRFAVGNTVEELAGQDGLRSYFLELHSHHMALLLYKPLSWPSEAFRLEVLALAGRIISSVHRFLRVKLHIGVGLRKDNWLAISDSTEEAFQALAERREPDSAHPCVYVYNEGGIRRSAPRNIRPVRFFQEMADAVRTFDEPRALLALEDFFRKDSGAAQLQSDELTAIGTQLFAILSFTLYESGIRLDDELSLTDLTKELGQVEDAQQWKAWVADKVNRICSRYTPNENLKHKETVEYIIQYIHEHYAENIHLQDLANQVYISKNYLSTIFRQFTGETFGDYLTRVRMEKAKSMVLEKKLLIAEIAERVGYRNVPYFTTLFKKHTGRSPTEFHKA, from the coding sequence ATGTGGACCATTGCTATCGTGGATGACGACCGGCAAGCGCTCGGCGGCATGTCCCGGTTAATCCCTTGGGAGCAGCTCGGCGTACGGCCTGTCGGGGAGGCCATGGATGGCGAAGAAGGACTCCGGCTGATCGAGTCAAGCAAACCTGACATCGTCATCACGGATATCTATATGCCGGTAATGAATGGTCTCGACATGATCGAACAGCTCCGTAAGCAGCAGTACACCGGCAAAATCATCATTTTGAGCGGGTATTCGGATTTTGAATATGCTCGCAAGGCACTGCGGCTTCAGGTCGACGATTATTTGCCCAAGCCGGCCTCACCGGCCACGATCCGGGAAGTGCTGCAGCGCGTCACCCGCGAGCTAACGGAGCGCCGAGCGTTGGAAAACAGAGAGCGGGATCTACAAAACCGACTCATGCAGTATGAGCCGTATCTGGAAAGGGAATGGGTCAAATCCGTACTCACCGGAGGGTCCTCCTCCCCGCTAGCGGATCCCTCCCGCATGCTGGACCGGCTGGGCTGGAAGAATGCCCAATTCATGATGCTAGCTTTAGAAATTAAACGCCAAGGACGTATGGAAGGAATCTCCGTTCGGGACTGGCACCTGTTCCGGTTCGCCGTGGGCAACACGGTAGAGGAGCTGGCCGGTCAGGACGGTCTGCGAAGCTATTTCCTGGAGCTGCATAGTCACCATATGGCACTGCTGTTGTATAAGCCCCTTTCCTGGCCGTCCGAAGCGTTCCGCTTGGAAGTTCTCGCGCTGGCAGGGCGAATCATTTCGTCCGTGCATCGATTCCTCAGGGTCAAGCTGCATATCGGTGTCGGTCTCCGCAAGGACAACTGGCTTGCCATCTCCGATTCTACCGAAGAAGCCTTCCAAGCACTCGCCGAGCGGCGCGAACCGGATTCCGCCCATCCCTGCGTCTACGTATATAACGAAGGCGGCATCCGGCGTTCAGCACCACGGAACATACGGCCGGTGCGGTTTTTCCAGGAGATGGCCGACGCAGTAAGGACCTTTGACGAGCCCAGAGCCCTGCTGGCGCTGGAGGACTTCTTCCGCAAGGACAGCGGCGCGGCCCAGCTTCAGTCCGACGAACTTACCGCCATCGGAACACAGCTGTTCGCCATCCTCTCCTTTACTCTGTACGAGTCCGGCATCCGGCTCGACGATGAGCTCTCTCTCACGGACTTGACCAAAGAATTGGGGCAAGTGGAAGATGCCCAGCAGTGGAAGGCATGGGTAGCGGACAAAGTGAACCGAATCTGTTCGCGTTACACGCCCAATGAAAACCTCAAGCATAAGGAAACGGTCGAATATATCATCCAATACATTCATGAACATTACGCCGAGAACATCCATCTTCAGGATCTGGCCAACCAGGTGTATATCTCCAAAAACTATCTCAGTACCATATTCCGCCAGTTTACAGGTGAAACCTTCGGCGATTATCTAACCAGGGTGCGCATGGAAAAAGCCAAGAGCATGGTTCTCGAGAAGAAACTGCTGATTGCAGAAATCGCCGAGCGGGTCGGGTATCGGAATGTTCCTTACTTTACCACCCTGTTCAAAAAGCATACCGGGCGCAGTCCCACCGAGTTTCACAAAGCCTAA
- a CDS encoding histidine phosphatase family protein, translating to MATIGFVRHGLTDWNALGRAQGLSDIPLNGEGRQQAKLLAERLKNGPWEAIVTSTLIRARETAEIIAHELGVRNVIQEHCIREIDCGLIEGTTEEQRIQTWGQQWRDLDLRMEPYEAVAARGSRFVNDISNKLNHQYILAVSHGAVIGLTLQQLMPHRFTTTYMDNASLTVITQVGDHWECTLYNDISHLQKDSIAYTYEPTNRNEVSP from the coding sequence TTGGCAACCATTGGTTTCGTCCGTCATGGGTTAACTGACTGGAATGCACTGGGCCGCGCCCAGGGACTTAGCGATATTCCGCTTAACGGTGAGGGAAGACAACAAGCCAAATTATTAGCTGAACGATTGAAGAACGGGCCGTGGGAGGCGATCGTTACGAGTACGTTAATTCGGGCGAGGGAGACGGCTGAGATCATTGCACATGAGCTGGGTGTACGGAATGTTATCCAGGAGCACTGCATTCGCGAGATCGATTGCGGTCTGATCGAAGGTACGACAGAAGAACAGCGGATTCAAACCTGGGGGCAGCAGTGGCGGGATCTTGATTTGAGGATGGAGCCCTATGAGGCTGTCGCGGCAAGAGGAAGCCGATTCGTGAATGACATATCGAACAAGCTTAATCACCAATACATCCTCGCAGTAAGCCATGGCGCGGTCATTGGCTTAACCTTGCAACAATTGATGCCCCATCGTTTTACAACCACCTACATGGATAATGCTTCTCTTACCGTCATCACACAAGTCGGCGACCATTGGGAATGTACGCTGTATAACGATATAAGCCATCTGCAGAAGGATAGTATTGCATATACATATGAACCGACCAACCGAAACGAGGTGTCTCCATGA
- a CDS encoding cache domain-containing sensor histidine kinase, with translation MNPFRTFRIDYVFFFSFAGFIAVLITIMMIVSYRFSADEQANSASMYQQAVLQQLNKQLTDQMSAVEQTSLAVSINSPLVNYLTMKGDYYARKKARDELNRDYLAPMLNSSRSMFSFQIYMNDPLQVDPNANIQYLPLATARWENWYPAIDKSDFLWIGQREVGSPQGKQQVISFVRKITSLDGVNHGILIINVRVKFLQDILTEDNSLASRLLLDSGGRMIMHTRIAPPPEEINTILEQVSGDTGHARHLLAAAGSLPEKNMLTVWSRTSPGSWMLVELTPWKEITNGSVRLAWTMAIVGAVAILLSLFFTLFLSRNFTRPIRKLIQLMQAFNPGKRRQPLPTEYRNEFGSLFSGYRKLTERIETLYQSLEQQYKAQREAEIKALQAMINPHFLYNTLDQLNWMALEAGQEKISRVLELMGQMFRIGLSGGESMISIQEELLHVDCYLKIQQFKWGEGLEWHIDCPKDIQHLMIPKLTLQPFVENAVMHGFHGRRQGRIHLTCQEEDRGIRIWIRDDGIGLHEDWKTRKRHQTGGYGIRNVTERIQVYFGPPFGVSLRNRADVPGTEAEIYWPKLDQQQDQEGGRNHVDHCYRG, from the coding sequence ATGAATCCGTTTCGCACGTTCCGCATCGATTACGTTTTTTTCTTCAGTTTTGCCGGTTTTATCGCAGTCCTCATCACGATCATGATGATTGTTAGTTATCGCTTCTCGGCTGATGAGCAGGCGAACAGCGCCTCCATGTACCAGCAGGCGGTGCTGCAGCAGCTCAACAAACAGCTTACCGACCAGATGAGCGCTGTGGAGCAAACCTCACTAGCCGTGTCCATCAACTCGCCTCTGGTCAACTATTTAACGATGAAAGGAGATTATTATGCACGCAAGAAGGCCAGGGACGAGCTGAATCGGGATTATTTGGCGCCAATGCTGAACAGCTCGCGCTCGATGTTTTCTTTTCAGATTTATATGAACGATCCGCTTCAGGTCGATCCCAACGCCAACATTCAGTACCTTCCGCTAGCCACAGCCAGATGGGAGAACTGGTATCCGGCCATCGACAAATCCGACTTTCTCTGGATTGGCCAGCGTGAGGTCGGTTCGCCGCAGGGGAAACAGCAGGTGATCAGCTTTGTCCGTAAAATCACTTCGCTTGACGGTGTGAACCACGGAATTCTGATTATCAATGTCCGGGTCAAATTCTTGCAGGACATTCTGACGGAAGATAATTCCTTGGCCAGCCGGCTCCTGCTCGACTCCGGCGGCCGGATGATCATGCACACCCGGATTGCTCCGCCTCCCGAGGAAATCAACACGATCCTGGAGCAGGTCAGCGGGGACACCGGCCATGCGCGTCATCTTCTGGCCGCCGCCGGCTCGCTGCCGGAGAAGAACATGCTTACCGTATGGTCCCGGACATCCCCTGGCAGCTGGATGCTGGTGGAACTCACTCCCTGGAAGGAAATTACCAACGGAAGTGTCCGCCTTGCGTGGACCATGGCTATTGTGGGAGCCGTCGCCATTTTGCTGTCCCTGTTCTTCACATTGTTCCTTTCCCGGAATTTCACGCGGCCGATCCGGAAACTGATTCAGCTGATGCAGGCGTTCAATCCCGGGAAGCGCAGGCAGCCGCTGCCCACCGAATACCGCAACGAATTCGGCAGCTTGTTCAGCGGCTACCGCAAGCTCACCGAGCGGATCGAAACGCTGTATCAGTCGCTGGAGCAGCAGTATAAGGCACAGCGCGAAGCAGAGATTAAGGCGCTTCAAGCAATGATTAACCCCCATTTTCTCTACAACACCTTGGACCAGCTGAATTGGATGGCGCTTGAAGCCGGTCAAGAGAAAATCAGCCGCGTGCTCGAGCTGATGGGGCAAATGTTCCGTATTGGTCTGTCGGGCGGCGAATCCATGATTTCGATTCAGGAAGAGCTTTTGCACGTGGATTGCTATCTGAAAATCCAACAGTTCAAGTGGGGCGAAGGATTGGAATGGCACATCGATTGCCCGAAGGATATACAGCATCTGATGATTCCGAAACTCACCCTGCAGCCCTTTGTGGAAAACGCCGTTATGCACGGTTTTCATGGCAGACGCCAAGGCCGGATCCATTTGACATGTCAGGAAGAGGACAGAGGCATCCGGATTTGGATTCGGGACGACGGCATCGGGCTGCACGAAGACTGGAAAACGCGGAAACGCCATCAGACGGGCGGATACGGCATCCGCAACGTAACGGAACGTATTCAGGTTTATTTCGGTCCGCCCTTTGGCGTTTCGCTTCGCAACCGTGCCGATGTGCCAGGCACCGAAGCGGAGATCTACTGGCCGAAGCTGGATCAACAGCAGGATCAGGAAGGGGGAAGAAATCATGTGGACCATTGCTATCGTGGATGA
- a CDS encoding SMI1/KNR4 family protein gives MEIYNIVELTLEGLKRRLDPQNNLLIQGHQGYCEPATFMFERGTVQKEIQASGEELGIVIPWDYEQFLLKHNGARLFMHPEYGGGMELFGLKQIHQYYINYDYISMIPDGWYPIGTDNGDMLFIDSNQCQGRSSSYLYWTEMLFVDSAIELDLNFERWFERLMICNGAHFWEWKRETPDGYYQNVGSSIENLKVYEGKNFTLKIPSK, from the coding sequence GTGGAGATCTATAATATTGTCGAATTGACCCTGGAAGGGCTTAAACGAAGGCTTGATCCGCAGAACAACTTGCTTATTCAGGGACATCAAGGATATTGCGAACCGGCGACGTTCATGTTTGAACGCGGCACGGTTCAGAAGGAGATTCAAGCAAGCGGTGAGGAGCTCGGCATCGTGATTCCTTGGGATTACGAGCAATTTTTACTAAAACATAACGGGGCCAGGTTATTCATGCATCCCGAATATGGAGGCGGTATGGAGCTGTTCGGGCTGAAGCAGATTCATCAATATTACATAAACTATGATTATATAAGCATGATACCTGATGGTTGGTACCCGATCGGAACCGATAATGGAGACATGTTGTTTATTGATTCGAATCAATGCCAGGGCAGATCCTCCAGTTACCTCTATTGGACAGAAATGCTATTTGTGGACAGCGCCATAGAACTCGATTTGAATTTCGAGAGATGGTTTGAAAGGCTGATGATTTGTAATGGGGCGCACTTTTGGGAATGGAAACGGGAGACGCCGGACGGATATTATCAAAATGTGGGGAGCAGCATCGAGAATTTGAAAGTATACGAAGGAAAGAATTTCACACTAAAAATCCCTTCGAAGTAA
- a CDS encoding winged helix DNA-binding domain-containing protein, whose translation MKFNTPEQVVKGLGAVQAQDFGQAVWGVGLRTASAGLPDVELAIAKRKIVLTWPMRGTIFMVPAEDVLWMLKLTAPRLQTHDKRRQAELGLDGEILKRCRSLIERALHDGIPVPRPDLMTVLEEDGISTKNGLGNYVLGYLSRDGMLCFGPREGNQQTFVLLEAWVGQLKELTTEEALAELAMRYFTGHGPATVQDFAWWTGLSLSEAKRGVESVSDVLQKIKIDSAVYWMSASLLETQQEQPAVHLLPGFDEYYLGYKARDAVIEPEHDPKIAPYRNGVFQPMIVVDGRIAGVWRREIKRNGVEVTFAPFTPLEDRKEDILAAARGYAEFLGLPLFVSDI comes from the coding sequence ATGAAGTTTAATACACCGGAACAAGTCGTAAAAGGATTAGGCGCAGTTCAAGCCCAGGATTTCGGCCAGGCGGTCTGGGGAGTTGGTTTGCGAACGGCTTCCGCTGGGCTGCCGGATGTAGAACTGGCAATTGCTAAGCGGAAAATTGTGCTTACCTGGCCGATGCGGGGGACGATTTTTATGGTGCCGGCCGAGGATGTTCTATGGATGTTGAAGCTGACCGCCCCTCGATTACAAACCCATGACAAGCGGAGACAGGCGGAGCTCGGACTCGATGGAGAAATACTGAAGCGCTGCAGAAGCTTAATCGAAAGAGCGCTGCACGATGGAATTCCCGTACCACGCCCGGATTTGATGACGGTTCTGGAGGAAGACGGCATCTCAACGAAGAATGGCTTGGGGAACTATGTCCTTGGATATTTGAGCCGGGACGGCATGCTCTGCTTTGGACCGCGGGAAGGCAATCAACAAACCTTTGTTTTGCTGGAAGCATGGGTCGGGCAATTAAAGGAGCTGACAACCGAGGAAGCTTTGGCTGAGCTTGCCATGCGTTATTTTACCGGACACGGTCCTGCTACGGTTCAGGATTTTGCATGGTGGACCGGGCTTTCGCTGTCTGAAGCAAAGCGCGGCGTGGAGTCTGTTTCAGATGTTCTGCAGAAGATCAAGATCGACAGCGCAGTGTATTGGATGTCGGCTTCCTTACTGGAGACTCAGCAGGAGCAGCCAGCTGTCCACCTTTTACCGGGATTCGATGAGTATTACTTGGGCTATAAGGCGCGGGATGCCGTGATTGAACCGGAACACGATCCGAAGATCGCCCCGTATCGCAACGGAGTGTTTCAGCCAATGATCGTTGTGGACGGCCGAATTGCCGGCGTATGGAGGAGGGAGATCAAGCGTAACGGAGTCGAGGTCACTTTTGCCCCCTTCACGCCGCTCGAGGATCGGAAGGAGGATATTCTCGCGGCTGCCCGGGGATATGCCGAATTTCTGGGTCTCCCGCTGTTTGTAAGCGACATATAG
- a CDS encoding carbohydrate ABC transporter permease, with translation MTGAHNKQNWLVHVLMIAFCFVMFYPVLWWIGASFKSTPEISLPTLFPKVWLWQNYTEGWMALPKYTFTRFFMNSLKLNVATTIIHVISASLVAFGFARLSFPLKGLWFSILLMTLMLPGQVTLIPQYTMFHSFDWINTYLPLIVPSAMGGAFFIFLIVQFIRGIPRELDESAKIDGCSWFGIYLRIVMPLTLPALITVTIFSFIWGWDEYFGPLIYLNTVDKYTVPLALRMFIDSQSAVPWGQLLAVSLLSVLPPVVIFFLAQKHFVEGIATSGLKG, from the coding sequence ATGACAGGTGCTCATAATAAACAAAACTGGCTGGTCCATGTGCTGATGATTGCATTCTGTTTTGTGATGTTTTATCCCGTACTTTGGTGGATCGGCGCCTCCTTCAAATCGACACCGGAAATCAGTCTACCCACTCTGTTCCCCAAAGTATGGTTATGGCAAAATTATACGGAAGGCTGGATGGCGCTGCCCAAGTATACATTTACACGCTTCTTTATGAACAGCCTCAAGCTCAACGTGGCAACAACGATTATCCACGTCATTTCCGCCAGCCTGGTGGCTTTCGGCTTCGCAAGACTGTCCTTTCCGCTAAAGGGTTTATGGTTCTCCATCCTGCTTATGACCCTGATGCTTCCCGGACAAGTCACGCTCATCCCGCAGTATACGATGTTCCATTCCTTCGACTGGATCAACACGTATCTGCCCCTGATCGTCCCATCAGCCATGGGCGGAGCCTTCTTTATATTCCTGATTGTCCAGTTCATCCGCGGCATTCCGCGAGAGCTCGATGAGTCCGCGAAAATCGACGGCTGCTCCTGGTTCGGCATTTATCTGCGCATCGTAATGCCGCTGACCCTGCCTGCGCTCATTACGGTAACAATATTCTCGTTTATTTGGGGCTGGGACGAATACTTTGGGCCGCTGATTTATCTGAATACCGTGGATAAGTACACGGTCCCGCTCGCGCTCAGAATGTTTATCGACTCCCAGTCAGCCGTTCCATGGGGGCAGCTGCTTGCCGTATCCCTGCTCTCCGTTCTGCCGCCGGTGGTCATTTTCTTTCTGGCGCAAAAGCATTTCGTGGAAGGGATTGCCACATCCGGGCTGAAAGGTTAG
- a CDS encoding HAD family hydrolase produces MNSNWKGIVFDMDNTLLRSSIDFNAMKWAIYSFLVDHRVLPQDLSMDTHTTSTVIAEAMETGLVTDELSRRMWDIAKQHEIKGMAGAKLEDGALELIRNLHGRLYLSIVTNNARDAALTALEENGIASYFDLIVGREQMGSLKPAPDGYLRVLEFFDHTTQANGSL; encoded by the coding sequence ATGAATAGCAACTGGAAAGGCATCGTATTCGACATGGACAACACGCTGCTGCGATCGAGCATTGACTTTAACGCCATGAAATGGGCGATATACTCTTTTCTTGTAGACCATCGGGTGCTCCCGCAGGACTTGTCTATGGACACCCATACGACCTCTACGGTTATCGCCGAGGCGATGGAGACCGGTCTTGTGACGGATGAACTGTCCCGGCGCATGTGGGACATCGCCAAACAGCATGAGATTAAAGGGATGGCCGGCGCAAAGCTTGAAGACGGCGCGCTGGAGCTGATCCGCAATCTACACGGAAGGCTGTATCTGTCCATTGTGACGAATAATGCGCGGGACGCAGCCTTGACGGCTTTGGAGGAGAACGGAATTGCATCGTATTTTGACCTGATCGTGGGCAGAGAACAGATGGGATCCTTAAAGCCTGCGCCGGATGGCTACTTGCGGGTGCTGGAGTTTTTTGACCATACTACTCAAGCCAATGGCTCTCTGTAG
- a CDS encoding DinB family protein has protein sequence MQALDRLKSLITEVTELVEAMNEEAFTRKPSIAKWSKQEILGHLCDSALNNHQRFVRFLLSDKPIHIQGYTQDDWVRLQGYQDQYQPGEVLTLWRELNRMIVRVMQQAGEADFRKKGILDDGTEVTLAWLFDDYIEHMIHHKKQLEA, from the coding sequence ATGCAAGCACTCGACCGATTGAAATCATTGATTACCGAAGTAACGGAGCTCGTTGAGGCCATGAATGAGGAGGCGTTTACTCGGAAGCCGTCCATCGCGAAGTGGTCGAAGCAGGAAATTCTCGGCCATCTATGCGATTCCGCGCTGAATAACCATCAGCGATTCGTACGGTTTCTGTTGTCCGATAAACCAATCCACATTCAGGGATACACACAGGATGACTGGGTTCGTCTTCAGGGTTATCAAGACCAGTATCAGCCGGGTGAGGTTCTTACATTGTGGCGGGAGCTGAACCGGATGATCGTACGTGTCATGCAGCAGGCGGGGGAAGCTGATTTCCGCAAAAAAGGCATCCTTGACGATGGCACGGAGGTCACGCTGGCGTGGCTGTTCGATGATTATATCGAGCACATGATTCATCATAAGAAGCAGCTCGAAGCATAA
- a CDS encoding carbohydrate ABC transporter permease has protein sequence MNAQTVQSPDKAGLYKGMKTVATKTFKGRWNAPLAGYLFIAPWLLGFLILQLWPIIQSFYLSFTEYSLLEPARWIGIKNFQVIAHDRLFFNSLKVTFLYVIASVPLKLLVALAIALLLNRNIRGISFYRTIIYLPSLIGGSLAVAVLWRNIFGLNGFINQLAIWVGIAPKNWIGTPSTALGTLVLLTAWQFGSSMIIFLAGLKQIPSELYEAASVDGASPLRKFIRITLPMLSPVILFNLIMGIINAFQMFTSAFVVTNGGPVNSTEMFALFLYNKAFGSLQMGYASALAWILLVIIGIATALNFIASKYWVFYETETEGRK, from the coding sequence ATGAATGCACAAACGGTACAGTCGCCGGACAAGGCCGGACTGTACAAAGGCATGAAAACGGTTGCCACCAAAACATTCAAAGGGCGCTGGAACGCTCCGTTAGCTGGTTACCTGTTCATCGCCCCCTGGCTGCTGGGCTTTCTCATTTTACAGCTGTGGCCCATTATCCAGTCCTTCTATCTATCCTTCACGGAATATTCGCTGTTGGAGCCGGCCCGCTGGATCGGTATCAAGAACTTCCAGGTTATTGCTCACGATCGGCTTTTCTTCAATTCGTTGAAAGTGACATTTCTGTATGTGATCGCTTCCGTCCCGCTGAAACTGCTGGTAGCGCTGGCTATAGCCCTGCTGCTCAACCGGAACATCCGGGGCATATCCTTCTACCGGACGATCATTTACCTGCCCTCACTAATTGGCGGAAGCTTGGCGGTCGCCGTGCTCTGGCGCAATATTTTCGGTCTGAACGGCTTTATTAATCAGCTCGCGATATGGGTCGGAATCGCCCCCAAAAACTGGATTGGCACCCCGTCCACCGCCCTCGGCACCCTGGTACTTCTAACGGCATGGCAGTTCGGCTCGTCGATGATTATTTTCCTTGCCGGCCTTAAGCAAATCCCAAGTGAGTTATATGAAGCCGCATCCGTGGACGGGGCCTCGCCGCTTCGCAAGTTTATCCGGATTACCTTACCGATGTTATCCCCGGTCATCCTCTTTAATCTGATCATGGGCATCATCAACGCATTCCAGATGTTCACATCGGCTTTTGTTGTCACGAATGGAGGACCGGTCAATTCAACCGAGATGTTCGCCCTGTTTCTGTACAATAAAGCCTTCGGATCCCTACAGATGGGCTACGCATCAGCCTTGGCCTGGATATTGCTCGTTATCATTGGCATCGCCACGGCGCTTAATTTTATCGCGTCCAAATACTGGGTCTTCTACGAAACCGAAACGGAGGGTCGCAAATGA